GCGACTTCCACCCGAACTGCGACACCCACCAACACGGATCTGCTCATGATTAGTGGACGCACAGTTCTGCTCGCGGTTCTGACCGCCAGTTGGCTGATGATCGGCTGCACGTCCAGCCGCCAACTTTCCGGGACAACCGGAAGTCAAGAATTCCGCGATCGGCTTGGCCAACCCGCGCAACTTACCGACCGAGAAAAATGGAGCCTCGCTCGTAAGTCGTTTGCATATGCGCAGCGGGCGGAAGACAGGCAGAATACCGAGGATGCGGCCTTTTTCTATGAGGCTTCGCTTGAACTCCTTGGTGCTATCGATCTCGCATCGATCGACCTCGAAATGCATCGCGTCGCGAGCTTCAACCGGCAGGTGCTGGAAAGCTACGACCAGTTTGTCTCCCATACCAAGAGTCTGCCCGCTTCAAGCGGCCTCGTAGCCGTTATTGAGGCCGGAGAGGCACAGCATTCGGGCGAAGAGGAAGAGGACGATGCGCCCGATGAAGTGGAGGAGATTGCCGCTCCCAAGACGGTACCGGAAGCGCCGGAACTTGAAGTTCGTCCTATGAAGACACCTCTTCCAGGTGTTCCCATGGAGATTAACAACAAGGTTCGCAATCAGATCCACTTTTTCCAGACCAAGGGCAATAAAGTTATGCACCGTTGGATGGAGCGGGCGGCGATTCTGTTCCCAAGAATGCGGCCGATCCTGAAGGAAGAGGGGATTCCGCAGGAGATGCTCTATCTGTCCATGATAGAATCCGGCTTGAACCTGAATGCGTACTCGTACGCATCAGCATCCGGACTGTGGCAATTCATCCCGGGCACCGGAAGACTGTACGGTCTGCATATTGACAGAACATACGACGAACGACGTCATGTCGAGCTGGCGACCCGTGCGGCTTGTAACTATCTGCGCAAGCTCTATGAAGAGTTTGGCGACTGGTATCTCGCGATGGCTGCATACAACTGCGGAGAAGGGCGAGTCGCACGTGACATCAAGCGCTGCAAATCGAGGAACTATTGGGAGCTGCATAAACTTCCGCGGCAAACGCGCGGGTATGTGCCTACCTATTTAGCGGCGCGGGCGATTTGCGAGAACCCCGAGCGGTACGGTTTTCCTCCACTGCCGCCTGAGCAGCCGTTCGAGTGTGAGAGAATTTATGTTCCGGGCGGTTACAAACTTGAAGATATCGCGCGAGCTGCCGGCCACGACCCGCAGACCGTCAAAGACCTGAATCCCGAATTCCTGAAGGGTATTGTTCCTGACAGGGGAACCGAGATGATGGTCAGGCTGCCGGGGGCGGTGTCTGAGTCGTTTAATACAGAACTGGCCAGCCTGCCGAAGACGGTCATTGTACCGACATCAACGCACCGGGTCAGAAAAGGCGACACTCTAAACAAGATTGCAGCCAAGTACGGCACATCTGTTGATGCCATTATGGCAATGGCGGAAAACAAGCGTGTCAAAGCACGCTCCTTAAGGGTCGGACAAGAGATTCATATCCCCGTTGCAGAAGTTCGTTATGCGGAAGAGAAACCCAAGACCGTAAAGGAAGTTGCCGCTGAGCGGAACGAGCCTGTTGTTTCAACAGAGACCGCAGCGAACAAGATTACATATACGGTCCACAAAGGGGAGTCATTGGGAAGAATTTCTCAGCGACTTGGTGTGTCGGTTGACCAGATTTGCCGTGAGAATGGAATTCGCAATGCGAGCAAAATCTATCCGGGTCAGAAACTGACGGTTACCGTTAAGGGCGAACCTTCGTACGCTGATGCTGCTCCCAAGAAGGCGGAGAAAAAGCAGTCGACCGAGGCCGCGGGCAAAAAGTACTATACAGTTCAGCGCGGCGATACGATGTGGAGTATCGCACAGGCTCACGGCGTGGATTTGCAGACCATGCTCAAGTTGAACCGCCTTTCAAAGCGTTCAAATATTTATCCGGGTCAGCGTTTGGTCGTCAGCAAATAAGACGAGACGCGACATTCATTATGTTCACTTCTTGACGGAGTTGTCGAGTGGGTCGCACTGTGACCAAACAGGAGCTGGTGGACAAACTTGCCGATGGCATTGGTCTCACCAGAGTTGAAACCCAAGCCGTCGTTGACGGCTTTTTGGCCCTTGTAATGGAGGCGGTTGCCAACGGCGACCGCGTTGAATTGCGCCGTTTTGGTGTCTGGAAACCGGTCCAGCGAAAGGGCAGGAGTGTCCGTACTCCGGACGGTCTCCATGAAGTTCAAATTCCAGACAGGATTGCAGCCGTGTTCGTTCCCGCAGACGAATTCCGGGAACGAATGCTGCAGGAGTAGCAGCCACCTCTTCCCCGCGGTTGCCGTGAAGAGTTTTTCACGCCTTGTATCCACACGTTTTCCAATTTCACTTTCATAACACATTCACCTCAAACCCAAGCAATTGCTTCGGTAGAAACGGAGACACCCTTGCCCTGTGGTAAGAAGCGTAAACGTCACAAAATGGCGACGCACAAACGCAAGAAAAGACTGCGCAAGAATCGTCACAAAAAGAAATTGCGCTAAGGGTCGCGCGGGTGAACCGCGCGGCCTTAGCCTGCCAAACAAACACGGTCGCGGGCCTTCTTTGAGAGGCCTCGCCGTGTTTTAGACTTCCCCCCGAACGTGGATTCCGGACCAAACGACTTCCCTTATTCGACTTCATCCGGTCATACATTGACCGTGGCCGAACTGACTCGCGAAATCAAACGGATGTTTCGCGAACGGTTTGAACCACTGTGGATTGAGGGTGAACTTTCAGGGTGTAAGGCGCACGGCAGCGGCCACTTTTATTTCACTCTCAAGGACGCAACCGCACAGCTTTCCTGCGCGATGTGGCGCATGTATGCCAAAGGACTTCGTTTCGCGCCGACGGACGGGATGAAGGTCCAGGCATTCGGACAGCTTGAGGTTTACGAACCGCAGGGAAAGTACCAGCTCATCGTGTATGAGTTGCGGCTTTCCGGTGAAGGAGAACTTCAACGGGCATTCGAAGAACTCAAGCGCAAGCTCGAGAAGGAGGGTCTGTTTGAATCCTCGCGGAAAAGGCAACTGCCGAAGTTTCCACAACGAATCGGGTTAGTCACGTCCGGTACCGGAGCCGCGCTTCACGACATGCGCACAGTTGCTTCGCGGCGGTGGCCGCTTGCTGAACTCATCTTGCGCTCTGTTCGGGTGCAGGGTAAAGGAGCGGCGGAGGAAATAGCAGCCGCAATCATGCAGTTCTCACGAGAGAAACATGTGGATGTCATCATTGTTGGCAGAGGCGGCGGCTCTCTGGAAGATTTATGGGCGTTCAACGAAGAAGCTGTGGCACGGGCTATCTTTGCCAGTCATATTCCAGTGGTTTCCGCCGTGGGCCATGAGGTGGATTTTACGATTGCAGATTTTGTCGCGGATGTGCGCGCACCCACGCCTTCCGCTGCAATGGAAATTGTGCTTCCCGACGGCGAAGAGATCATTCGACAGCTTCATCAGCTCAACCGCAGGCTCTCAAGAATGACAGTGGACAGAGTGGCTTACCTGCGGCAACAGCTCAGAACGCTGGCGTCACATTGGGCACTCAAACAGCCGGAGCACCTTGTGCAGTTAGCCGCACAGCGGCTTGACGAACTTTCCGGCAGGCTTAAAGAGAGCGCCATTGCATTTCACGAGAATGCACTGTCGGAATATACACATCTGTCGGAATTGCTTGCCGCCGTGTCGCCTCAGCGGGTTCTGCAAAGAGGTTTTGCCATCGTTCGCAATCGGGAAGGTGTCGCAATGAGGCGCGCAGCAGAAATCGTCCCCGGAGAACTACTTTCCATTGAACTTGCCGAAGGCCGCCTGCAAGCAAGAGCGAAGAATCACGATACCCCAGAGCTTTTCGATGACCGCAAAGACTAAATCCTCAAAGTCAGACTACGTGGAACCAAAGTCGTTCGAAGAGGCTTTGGAACGCCTGCAGGAGCTTGTTGAGAAACTCGAAGCCGGCGAGATATCACTCGAAGAGTCTGTTGCGGCGTTTGAAGAGGGACAGAAATTATCCGTTTACTGCCAGCACAAATTGAAGGCTGCCGAGACGTCGCTGAAGAAACTGCTCATGCATCCGGAAGGTCCAGAAGCAGGGGAGGAAGAGTAGCTGTGGTTCGTCTCGGCCTCATGGGCAATTCGTCAAAGCCGCGCTTTGTGCCTGTGGTATCGAGCTTTGTCCTGCTGCTGCGGGAACGAGGAGTGAAGTTCCTGTATGACGATGAGAATCGCCATTCCATTCACCTGAATCCCAATGAACTCGCGCCGCATAACTCACTTGCGCGGGACTGCGACCTTGTGTTAAGCTTTGGAGGCGACGGAACCCTGCTTCATACCGCGGCAGCCGTGAGCAAATACGGTAAACCGATTCTTGGTGTGAATCTTGGTCCGGGTTTGGGCTATTTGACGGATCTCGAGTCAGCACATCTTCATGAACGGCTGGACGACATTCTGACGGGCAACTATGTGATTGAAGAGCGGATGATGATTCAGGCGACAACTGAGCACGACCCTACCGTTCATCACGCATTGAACGATTTTGTCATCGGCCAGCATGAGGTGTCACGAACGCAAGCGTTTCAAGTGTTTATTGACGGTGCTCCTGCGGCAAATTACCGGGCTGACGGCCTGATTGTGGCTTCACCCACCGGTTCAACCGCCTATTCGCTTTCCGCAGGCGGACCGATTATCGAGCCTACTCTGCAGACTATCATTGTGACGCCAGTATGTCCGCATACGTTGACGATGAGACCCCTTGCCATCGCTGACCACCGGACTGTTACAATTCGATCAATGGGACCGGGGATTTTGACGGCCGACGGTGAGCATGTGCGGTCGCTCAGTATCGGCGAACAGGTTTTTGTGAAGAAATCACCTCTTACAGCAAAGCTGGTAAATATTCAGCGACGCGACTTCTATCAAGTTCTACGTGACAAATTGAATTGGGGTGCCGCGCCGGATTTCTCTGACGAGCGCTAATTGATATGGGACTATTTGACAAACTAAAGCAGGCGCTTACCAAGACCCGCGAGGCGATTTCTGACAAACTTGCTACTGTGTTCAAACCCGGCAGGAAGCTTGACCGGAACTTGCTTCAGGAGCTTGAGGATGTGTTGCTTTCCGCAGACGTCGGGCTTGAGACCACTGAGTTTCTGATTGAACAGTTGAAAGAGGCAGGGCGGAATGCGGGTCCTGATGCCGATGCGGACTCCCTATTGCGTGAGAAAGTAGTCAAGCTGCTCAAGAGCGCTGAAGGGACACCAGTTCCGAACGGCTCACCGCATGTGGTGCTTGTCGTCGGAGTTAATGGAACCGGAAAGACCACGAGCATCGGCAAACTTGGCAGGTTTTTAAGTTCCCGAGGAAAGTCCGTCATATTTGCCGCCGGTGATACATTTCGGGCGGCGGCCATTGACCAGCTTCAAATCTGGGGAGAGCGGTGCAACATTCCGGTGATTGCAGGTGAAATGAACGGGGACAGTGCCGCTGTTGCCGTCGACGCGTTGCAGGCCGCTCAGTCAAAAGGTGCGGATGTACTTCTTGTCGATACCGCCGGACGGCTCCACAACAAGAGCAACCTTATGCAGGAACTCGAGAAAGTCTCCCGCGTGCTAAGTAAACGGCTGTCCGGCGCGCCACACGAGGTTTTGCTCGTGTTGGACGCTACGACCGGCCAGAACGGGTTGAATCAGGCTAAAGAATTCACGAGAACGGCCGGGGTGTCCGGGCTAATTCTTACAAAAATAGATGGTACAGCCAAGGGTGGAGTCGCTTTAGCAATTGCGCGGACGATGAACATTCCAATCCGTTACGTGGGTTTTGGTGAAGCGCTGGATGATTTCGATGAATTTGACGCAGAAAAATTCGCACTTAGCCTGCTTGGTGAACGGACGGAGACTCCTGCTTAACCATGCGAACTCACTTGCCGGCAGGCCGAATAGTTGTCCTGCGTTCCAGCTATCACGCGAATATTACGAATGCACTTTTGGATGGCGCAGTTGCCGAACTGCGTTCGCAGGGGATTGCCGAATCACAGATTGACATCGTTGACGTCCCGGGCGCTTTCGAACTTCCGGTCGCGGCCGCTCGGGTTGCAAAGCGTCTGACTGTAGATGTGGTCGTGGCGATTGGTGCAGTTGTGCGCGGTGAAACCCCGCATTTCGATTTTATCTGCCAATCGTGCTCGCAAGGTTTATCTCGTGTAGCCGAATCAACCGGAAAGCCGGTAGCATTCGGAGTCATTACGGCAAATACAGTGGAACAGGCGTATGAAAGAGCCGGTGGCAGGGTCGGGAACAAAGGTCAGGAGGCGGCGCGGGCCGCGCTGGAGTTGTTCGATTCAATTAAGAAATGGGAGCAGCAGCAAGCATCTGGATCGTAAATTTTCTTCTTTCATCTACAGGAAACTGACATGCCGCTGCTAATCGTGCTTGGCGCACTCATCTTTCTGGCCAATGCTTTTGCCGGACCATTCCGATGGACCACTTACACGTCGGGCACAAATGTTCGCGACATCCTCGTGACCGAAAATGATCTTTGGCTTGGGACATCAGGTGGGCTTGTCAGATTTAGTCCCGAGAGTGCGACGTTCGAGATTTTCAATAATACGCGGGGATTGGCAATGAATGCCACCGTTGGTCTTGGTGCGGATGCGCGCGGTTGGATTTGGATTGTCGCGCCGGACGGCCGTATTACGAGATTGCATCCTGAGACCGGAGAAACAAAAACCATTGCCGACTTACAAGACGAGATTTTTGAAGTATCGTCGATTGTAGCCGTTGCCGACGAGATGTTTCTGGGCGCGAACAACGGAATCTACCGTTTCGCCTATTACCCAATTGCTGACAACTATCGTGTAAGTGAAAGAGTCCGGGTGTTGGGTAACTTTCCGACCGGTATAGCTGTCAAAGACCTCATTGCCGTTGACGGTTTTCTCTATGCCGCAACTGTAGCCGGACTGGCTCGTGCGCCGCTTAACACACAACAATTCTCCGCACCGGCTGCATGGACGGACTACACTGTTGCCGACGGACTTCCGGCGAATAATATCTTCAGTCTGGCCGAGCAAGGAGATACGACGCTGTGGATTGCAACACAATCAAACACTGTGTCGTTTGACGGTGTCAGCTTCGGAACTCCGATGCCGGCTCCGCAAGCCTTTCTCACTATGGTTGAGCATCAAGGCACCATGTACGCTTCTAGCAGTAATACGCTATTCGTACTTGCTGCCGGAAGTTGGGCTTCCACCGGTGTCGTCAGGCAGGGAATTGCGTCGCTGGGAAGCACTGTCTTGGATGGTGAGAGTTTGCTTGTGGTCAGTTTCTCCGATTTGCCGGAGCGTCCCGGCGGACTCAGCTTTTACAATGGAACTGAGTTGACACCACCGATTACCCCAACAGGAATTGGCGGCAATTCCGTGCAAGTTGTTCAATTCGACAAGGCCGGAGCTCTCTGGGTTGCAACCGGTGGCAATCGCACCGGAGTCTCGAAATTCGCCGGTGGTGAGTGGACGATGTACACTCGAAACGACACAGTAGCCGGTGACTTCTGGTTCTCCACACCACGTTCCGCTGTGGCGGACGATTTCGGCGGAATTTGGTTTGGCTCAGACGGTGGCGGCGTGCTTTATCATCGCGACGGAAACTTCTACCGGTATAACTCCACTGAGTCGGAATGGGCAGATTCCAATGGATTCCGGTTGCGAGGTGTGCCAAGTGCGCCAGACTATTGTGAAACACGGGTCGGCAGAATGCCTAGCGGCGAAATTCTGATAACGAATCTCGACAGCGAAATAGACAAGCCGTTCGCAATTGTCTCGACAAACTGGCTGGCGCAAGGACACAGCTTGACACCGTGGATTTACCCGTATCCCGAGCCTGGAGATGTTCCGGGAATCTCCAACCCCGGTCTTGTGAACGAGATTTATGGCGATCCGTTTGGCAGGTTTTTCGCCGGAGCTACCGGGACCAATCGCGGCGGGAGATATACTTTTGTCTGCGATCCAAATGATCTTTCGACTCTAAGCGACGATGTGTGGCAAGCCTATGATCCAATCGCGCTGCAAGATGCCGCGACAACTTGTTTCGAGGATATAAATCCCGAGGTACTCACATTTGCGGTGGACCGCCAGAATTACTTGTGGGTCGGAACGCCAGGCGGTGCCTACTATTCACAAGGCGGGCTTGGCGGAAATCTGTCGAGCCTGCGGTTTATCTGTCTGTTTGACTTGCCGGTCGGCAATCGCGTTAATCATATTCACGTGGATTCGCAAGACAACAAATGGTTTGCGACGGACAATGGAGTCGCCGTGCTTGATCCTTCATTCACGTGGATTCACGTTTTCCAGACGTCTAGCAGTATCGATTACGCGTCTGACTTGGCCTCGAACAGCGTTACGTCCATTACTTCAGATCCAAACACAGGGGACGTTTGGATCGGCACTTTAGACGGACTGTCCCGGCTGCAAACGCCGTATCTCACCCGAGAGCCGAAGCTTGACACGGTGTCGCCCTATCCGAATCCATTTCGCGCTGACGGCACACAACGACTTTTTCTTGACGCGACCGACCTTGGCGGACGATTTGAGCAGCTTCGTGTGTTTACGCTGGGCGGCCGACTTGTCAAAGAACTTTCCTGGTCGCAGGCAATTTCTGGCGGCTGGGACGGCAGAAATGTTGACGGCAACTTAGTTGCCGGAGGTGTGTACCTTCTTGTTGCCACCACCTCGGATGGTCATTCTGCAACCGGTAAGGTTGCAGTAGTGGGCAGGTAGGTTCATGCTGGAGCGGCTCTCAATCCGCAATTTCCTGCTCGTGGAGGAAATCAATCTCTCCCTGAAGATGGGGCTGACCGCCATTACAGGGGAAACCGGAGCGGGAAAGAGCATGATTCTTGGCGCACTCCGCGTCTTGTTCGGTGAGACGCTCAGCGAACAGATGATTAGAGACGGTTGCGACCGTACGGTTATTGAAGCTGAGTTTAGACTTGAACCGACAGGGGAGCTCAAAGAACTTGTTGATGAAGAGTATTTCGAAGAGGACGGCAGCTTCATTATTCGCCGCGAGCTAACCCGTGGCGGGAGAACCCGCAGTTTCCTGCAGGATCGGCCGGTCAGCATCGAATTGCTGAAATCCGTGGGGGATTTGCTCATGGATTTTCACGGTCAAAGGGATAATCTCTCGCTCTTCAAGCCATCACGACAACTCGAATTTCTGGATGCTTTCGCGCAGACGGGTTCTGAATTGAGTACCGTAACAGCGGCGTATCGTGACCGGCAAGCCATGCTTGTGAGGCGCGAAGAACTCAATCGACAGTTATCAACGCGCCGCAAAGAGCAGGCGCTCCTTGCCTATCAGCTTGAAGAGATCGAGAAACTTGGACTACGACCTGGAGAAGATGTCGATCTTGCCGGAAAACTGAAGAAACTCGAGCAAGCCGAAAAGCTCGTCTTGTTAGCAACCCAAATTGCGGATTTGCTCGAACAGAATGACGTTTGTGCTGTTTCACTGACCGGACAAGCGAGGCAGTTGGCCGACGAGATTCGACGGATTGACAGCGAGTTTGGACTTTTCGCAATCGAACTTGCCGAAGTGACGTCAAGGCTTCGGGACATTAGCAACGAAGTATTGCATTACGCCGGAAACATTGAGATAAGTCCGGACGAGCTTGAGAATCTGCGGAAACGTGCTGCGACTATCGCAGAGTTGCGAAGAAAGCACGGCTTGGATTTGAGCCAAATTCTCGAGCAGGCGGAAAAGATGAAAGACGAACTCGCCGCGCTTTCAGCCCTTGAAAAGGAGCTGACTGAAGTCCAGAAATCCCTTGACATAATTAGCAAAGCATTATCAAGTGCTGCCGCTGTGTTGAGCTGCAAGCGACGCGAATCCTGCAGTCAATTTGCGGAAGCAATTCAAGCGACTCTCCAGCCGCTTGGTTTCGCGAAGCCGAAGTTCGAGATTGTGTTGGTTTCAGCGGACCCGAACAACGTCGACATGATAGGCCGCACCGGTGCCGATTCCATTCAGTTTTTGTTTGCCGGCACATCCGGACAGACTCTTCGCCCACTTGCAGAGGTCGCTTCCGGCGGAGAGTCATCGCGGGTTACCTTGGCTATTAAGAGTGTCGTTGCCGAACGCATGCGGAATCCGCTGCTGGTTTACGATGAAATAGATTTGGGAATCTCCGGGCGGGTTGCCGCCGCTGTTGCCAACACATTGTTTGAACTCGGACGACGACAACAAGTCGTTGTGGTGACTCACCTTCCGCAAATTGCCGCGCGGGCGGAACATCATCTTCAAGTTTCCAAAAGCACTTCCCGCAAAGGGACCATTACCAGGGCCGAAATGCTCAAGCCTGAGCAGCGGGCGGAGGCGGTCGCAGCATTGCTTGCAGGATCGGAGATTTCCGACACTGCGATTGCCGCGGCTGGTGAACTCCTGAATACTAACAAATTCACTTCGGAACAGGATCAATAGCTTGGATAGTCTGATTCTCCGCGGCGGACGACCGCTCGAAGGAGAGATTCCAATATCGGGTTCGAAAAATGCGACTCTGCCGTTGCTTGCTGCTACGCTGCTTGCGCCCGGTTTCTATCGCTTCACAAACGTCCCGCAGCTCAAAGACGTTAAAACAATGTCGAATCTGCTGCGAATTCTTGGTGCAAAAATAGACGAGTCTGCAAATGAACTGCTGATTGACACCAGTCACGCTTCGCATGTTGAAGCCCCTTATGATCTTGTCAAGACGATGCGTGCAAGTTTTTACGTACTTGGCGCTCTGCTTGGTCGACATGGCGAGGCCCGTGTGTCATTGCCCGGAGGATGTGCCTGGGGTCCAAGACCCGTGGATCTGCACTTGAAAGGAATGGAAGCGCTTGGCGCCAAGCTCATTCTAGATCAGGGATACGTTGTTGCTTCGGCACTGCCACTGCGGGGCACATCTTTTGAATTCGGAATTTCAAGCGTTGGAGCATCAGCGAATGTACTCATGGCTGCCGTACGGGCGGAGGGTACGACCGTACTTAAAAACGTAGCTCTTGAGCCGGAGGTAACTTCCCTCGCGTTGTTCCTGAATAAAATGGGTGCACGGATCTCAGGGATCGGCACCAGAGAGCTGACGATTCAAGGTGTCGCCGAACTTCATCCAGCAGATGCCGTCATGTCACCCGACAGGATTGAAACCGGTTCGTTCATGTGTGCGGTCGGAATGACCGGAGGTAAGGTCAGACTGTCACACGCTGATCCGCTTCAGTTGACTGCCGTGATTGAAAAAGCAAGGCAGGCCGGCATTGAAGTTAGTTATGGAGCCGATTGGATTCAAGTCGAGCGTGGAAGCAGCAAGCTGAAGCCGATTGACGTGACCACGGATGTCTATCCGAATTTTCCGACAGACTTGCAGGCGCCGTTCATGGCGCTTGCCACAATTGCAGACGGTGTGTCACATATTACCGATACGATCTACACGGACAGGTTCACGCACGTTGCCGAGTTGTTCCGGCTTGGCGCACAAATTCACATGGACAATAATACAGCCGTTGTCACCGGGGTTTCCAAACTCACCGGCGCACCTGTTATGTCCACAGACCTGCGCGCTTCGGTGTGCCTTGTTTTGGCCGGTCTCGCTGCCGAAGGTGAGACGGAAGTCAAGCGTGTTTATCACTTGGACAGAGGCTATGAAAAGCTTGAGGAGAAGTTGTCCCGAGTTGGCGCCGATATTCGCCGGGCAGAGGGTGATCTATGAGCGAAGATTTCGTACATCTGCATAATCACTCTGAATTCAGTTTGCTGGACGGTGCTTGCAAGGTCACCGACCTTGTTAAGAGAACCGTTGAGCTCGGAATGCCCGCTGTCGCTCTGACTGATCACGGGGCATTGCACGGTGCGGTGGATTTCTATTCGCTCTGCAAGGCGAACGGTGTTCAACCGATAATCGGCTGTGAAGTTTATATTTGCAGGGATCGCTTCGACAAGTCGGGCGGTCAGCGTAAACGAAACGGTGACGAATACGCAAATCACCTTCTGCTGCTGGCCAAAGATGAAGTCGGTTACAAGAATCTCGTTAAGCTCTCTTCTATCGGGTACACCGAAGGGTTCTATTACAAGCCAAGAATAGACGCCGAAGTTCTCGCGCGGCATTGCAACGGCCTGATTGCGACATCCGGATGCATGTCTTCGGACGTTCCCACGCTTCTCCTGTCGGGAGACGAGGCCGGTGCATGGGAAAAAGCGATGTGGTACAAGGAGCTGTTCGGAGACGATTTCTACATAGAGATCCAGCGCCATGACTTGCCGGATGAACTCTCGTTGAACACTCAGTTGATTCGTCTTGCGAAGAGATTGAATTCAAAGGTAATATGCACGAACGATACGCATTATCTTGATCGGACCCATTCCGAAGCGCACGACTGTCTGCTCTGCATCGGCACAGGGAAAAACGTGGCTGATGCGGACCGGATGAAGTTCGATACAAACGAATTCTATTTGAAGACGCCGCAGGAGATGGCGGCACTGTTTCAAGATATCCCTGAAGCGCTGCTGAACACTCGGGAAGTCGCCGAAAAGTGCAACATCACTCTTGATTTTTCGGCACGACATCTTCCCCGGTTTCCGTTGCCCGAAGGCGAAGAGAATGAGACATCCTATTTGACAGAGCTCGCCCGTTCGGGAATGAGACGTCGATATGCGCATGTCACTGCGGAACTGGAAGAACGGTTGAATTATGAGCTCAGAGTTATTGATCAGATGGGCTTTTCAGGGTACTTTCTGATTGTTTCAGACTTTGTGCGATACGCACGGTCAATTGACGTGCCTGTCGGACCGGGCAGAGGTTCCGCAGCCGGATCGCTCGTTTGTTATTCGCTGGGAATAACGAGCCTTGATCCTATCCGATTCGATCTTTACTTTGAGCGGTTCTTGAATCCTGAGCGTATTTCCATGCCGGATATTGACATCGACTTTCATGATGAGGGCCGTGCCAAGGTCATCGAATACGTGCGCGAAAAGTACGGTGCAGACTCAGTGGCACAAATTATTACGTTTGGCCGATTGAAAGCACGCGCGGTAGTACGCGATGTCGGACGAGTGATGGGAATGAGCTATGCCGACATGGACAAGCTTGCAAAGAAAATTCCTGATGGCCCCACGGCGACGCTTGCTAATGCCACCGAGGGAAATCCCGAGTTGACGGAATTGCTGAACGAGCGTGAAGATTTCCGCAAAGTGTGGCAGGTCGGGAGTGCGTTGGAGGGTCTTTGTCGACATGCGTCGACGCATGCGGCAGGCGTCGTGATTACTCCCGGTCCATTAACCGACTATGTTCCGCTTTTCAGACAGTCCGACGGTTCGATTACGACTCAATTCGATATGAACATCGTGGACAAGATTGGCCTTCTGAAGATGGACTTTCTTGGCCTGCGAACTTTGAACGTGATTGATTTGTGTTTGCAAATGCTCGCTCGCCGGGGCATCATGCTTGACATGAACAACCTTCACGAATCGTATGACGAAAGGACGTACGAACTTCTTGGAAGAGGTGACACGACCGGAGTGTTTCAGCTTGAATCCGGTGGAATGCGTGAGTGGCTGACAAAACTCAAGCCGAATTGTATTGACGACATTGTGGCCATGGTGGCGCTCTATCGTCCCGGGCCGATGAACATGATTGGTGACTTCATCGACCGTAAACACGGACGGACGCCCGTCACCTATCTGCATCCCAAGCTTGAGCCGATCCTGAAACAAACTTACGGTGTCATCGTTTATCAGGAGCAAGTGCTTCGAATCGCACGTGATATCGCCGGATTCACACTTGGCCGAGCGGACATTCTTCGTAAGGCGATGGGCAAGAAAAAGAAAGAGGAAATGGAAAAGGTGCGAATCGAGTTTATCGATGGCTGCCTGTCACATAGTTCTCTTTCCAAAAGACTTGCCGAAGAGATTTATGA
This region of bacterium genomic DNA includes:
- the recN gene encoding DNA repair protein RecN, whose protein sequence is MLERLSIRNFLLVEEINLSLKMGLTAITGETGAGKSMILGALRVLFGETLSEQMIRDGCDRTVIEAEFRLEPTGELKELVDEEYFEEDGSFIIRRELTRGGRTRSFLQDRPVSIELLKSVGDLLMDFHGQRDNLSLFKPSRQLEFLDAFAQTGSELSTVTAAYRDRQAMLVRREELNRQLSTRRKEQALLAYQLEEIEKLGLRPGEDVDLAGKLKKLEQAEKLVLLATQIADLLEQNDVCAVSLTGQARQLADEIRRIDSEFGLFAIELAEVTSRLRDISNEVLHYAGNIEISPDELENLRKRAATIAELRRKHGLDLSQILEQAEKMKDELAALSALEKELTEVQKSLDIISKALSSAAAVLSCKRRESCSQFAEAIQATLQPLGFAKPKFEIVLVSADPNNVDMIGRTGADSIQFLFAGTSGQTLRPLAEVASGGESSRVTLAIKSVVAERMRNPLLVYDEIDLGISGRVAAAVANTLFELGRRQQVVVVTHLPQIAARAEHHLQVSKSTSRKGTITRAEMLKPEQRAEAVAALLAGSEISDTAIAAAGELLNTNKFTSEQDQ
- the murA gene encoding UDP-N-acetylglucosamine 1-carboxyvinyltransferase, with protein sequence MDSLILRGGRPLEGEIPISGSKNATLPLLAATLLAPGFYRFTNVPQLKDVKTMSNLLRILGAKIDESANELLIDTSHASHVEAPYDLVKTMRASFYVLGALLGRHGEARVSLPGGCAWGPRPVDLHLKGMEALGAKLILDQGYVVASALPLRGTSFEFGISSVGASANVLMAAVRAEGTTVLKNVALEPEVTSLALFLNKMGARISGIGTRELTIQGVAELHPADAVMSPDRIETGSFMCAVGMTGGKVRLSHADPLQLTAVIEKARQAGIEVSYGADWIQVERGSSKLKPIDVTTDVYPNFPTDLQAPFMALATIADGVSHITDTIYTDRFTHVAELFRLGAQIHMDNNTAVVTGVSKLTGAPVMSTDLRASVCLVLAGLAAEGETEVKRVYHLDRGYEKLEEKLSRVGADIRRAEGDL
- a CDS encoding 6,7-dimethyl-8-ribityllumazine synthase; the protein is MRTHLPAGRIVVLRSSYHANITNALLDGAVAELRSQGIAESQIDIVDVPGAFELPVAAARVAKRLTVDVVVAIGAVVRGETPHFDFICQSCSQGLSRVAESTGKPVAFGVITANTVEQAYERAGGRVGNKGQEAARAALELFDSIKKWEQQQASGS